In Miscanthus floridulus cultivar M001 chromosome 5, ASM1932011v1, whole genome shotgun sequence, one genomic interval encodes:
- the LOC136450136 gene encoding GDSL esterase/lipase At5g55050-like isoform X2: MRMGSLLLCLVISMLALIGTVADAVGGRPPAMYVFGSSILDVGNNNYLRGATVGRANSPYYGVDFPGSTPTGRFSNGYNIADYVAKNMGFACSPPPYLSLANSSSGPLVQTALTSGINYASGGAGILDSTNAGSTIPLSKEVKYFGATKAKMVAAAGANTVNPVISRSIFLIGMGNNDLYVFAASERARNRSDAEQRRDAAALYASLISNYSAAVTELYSLGARKFAVINVWMLGCVPGERVLSPTGACSDILNQVVAGFNKALGSLLVDLAARLPGLVYSLGDSFGFTEDVLANPGASGYTDVASTCCGGGRLGAEAWCSRNSTLCVNRDQHVFWDRVHPSQRTAFLIARAFYDGPPKYTIPINFKQLAQSS; this comes from the exons ATGAGGATGGGGAGTCTTCTGCTGTGCCTTGTGATATCTATGCTGGCGCTCATCGGCACCGTCGCCGACGCCGTCGGCGGTCGGCCACCGGCGATGTACGTGTTCGGGTCGTCGATACTGGACGTCGGCAACAACAACTACCTGCGGGGGGCAACCGTCGGCAGGGCCAACAGCCCCTACTACGGCGTCGACTTCCCGGGCTCCACCCCCACCGGAAGGTTCAGCAACGGCTACAACATCGCCGACTACGTCG CCAAGAACATGGGATTCGCGTGTAGCCCTCCTCCCTATCTGTCGCTGGCAAATAGCTCATCCGGCCCTCTGGTCCAGACCGCTCTCACCAGTGGTATCAACTATGCTTCTGGAGGAGCTGGGATCCTTGACTCCACT AACGCCGGAAGCACCATCCCGTTGTCGAAGGAGGTGAAGTACTTCGGCGCCACCAAGGCCAAGATGGTCGCCGCAGCGGGGGCCAACACGGTGAACCCAGTGATCTCTAGGTCCATCTTCCtcatcggcatgggcaacaacGACCTGTACGTCTTCGCGGCTTCGGAGCGTGCGCGGAACAGGTCGGACGCAGAGCAGCGGAGGGACGCCGCCGCGCTCTACGCCAGCCTCATCTCCAACTACTCCGCCGCCGTAACGGAGCTGTACTCGCTGGGCGCCAGGAAGTTCGCCGTCATCAACGTCTGGATGCTCGGATGCGTGCCCGGGGAGCGCGTGCTCAGCCCGACGGGCGCGTGCTCGGACATCCTCAACCAGGTCGTCGCCGGCTTCAACAAGGCCCTGGGGTCCCTGCTGGTCGACCTCGCCGCGAGGCTGCCGGGCCTCGTCTACTCCCTCGGCGACTCCTTCGGCTTCACAGAGGACGTCTTGGCGAACCCAGGGGCGTCAGGGTACACCGACGTCGCTAGCACGTGCTGCGGGGGCGGGCGGTTGGGCGCGGAGGCGTGGTGCTCGCGCAACTCCACGCTCTGCGTCAACCGTGACCAGCATGTCTTCTGGGACCGCGTCCATCCGTCCCAGCGGACTGCGTTTCTCATCGCCCGAGCGTTCTACGACGGACCGCCCAAGTACACCATTCCTATCAACTTCAAGCAACTCGCCCAGTCAAGTTAG
- the LOC136450136 gene encoding GDSL esterase/lipase At5g55050-like isoform X1, which yields MRMGSLLLCLVISMLALIGTVADAVGGRPPAMYVFGSSILDVGNNNYLRGATVGRANSPYYGVDFPGSTPTGRFSNGYNIADYVAKNMGFACSALMCAAKNMGFACSPPPYLSLANSSSGPLVQTALTSGINYASGGAGILDSTNAGSTIPLSKEVKYFGATKAKMVAAAGANTVNPVISRSIFLIGMGNNDLYVFAASERARNRSDAEQRRDAAALYASLISNYSAAVTELYSLGARKFAVINVWMLGCVPGERVLSPTGACSDILNQVVAGFNKALGSLLVDLAARLPGLVYSLGDSFGFTEDVLANPGASGYTDVASTCCGGGRLGAEAWCSRNSTLCVNRDQHVFWDRVHPSQRTAFLIARAFYDGPPKYTIPINFKQLAQSS from the exons ATGAGGATGGGGAGTCTTCTGCTGTGCCTTGTGATATCTATGCTGGCGCTCATCGGCACCGTCGCCGACGCCGTCGGCGGTCGGCCACCGGCGATGTACGTGTTCGGGTCGTCGATACTGGACGTCGGCAACAACAACTACCTGCGGGGGGCAACCGTCGGCAGGGCCAACAGCCCCTACTACGGCGTCGACTTCCCGGGCTCCACCCCCACCGGAAGGTTCAGCAACGGCTACAACATCGCCGACTACGTCG CCAAGAACATGGGATTCGCATGTAGTGCTTTGATGTGTGCAGCCAAGAACATGGGATTCGCGTGTAGCCCTCCTCCCTATCTGTCGCTGGCAAATAGCTCATCCGGCCCTCTGGTCCAGACCGCTCTCACCAGTGGTATCAACTATGCTTCTGGAGGAGCTGGGATCCTTGACTCCACT AACGCCGGAAGCACCATCCCGTTGTCGAAGGAGGTGAAGTACTTCGGCGCCACCAAGGCCAAGATGGTCGCCGCAGCGGGGGCCAACACGGTGAACCCAGTGATCTCTAGGTCCATCTTCCtcatcggcatgggcaacaacGACCTGTACGTCTTCGCGGCTTCGGAGCGTGCGCGGAACAGGTCGGACGCAGAGCAGCGGAGGGACGCCGCCGCGCTCTACGCCAGCCTCATCTCCAACTACTCCGCCGCCGTAACGGAGCTGTACTCGCTGGGCGCCAGGAAGTTCGCCGTCATCAACGTCTGGATGCTCGGATGCGTGCCCGGGGAGCGCGTGCTCAGCCCGACGGGCGCGTGCTCGGACATCCTCAACCAGGTCGTCGCCGGCTTCAACAAGGCCCTGGGGTCCCTGCTGGTCGACCTCGCCGCGAGGCTGCCGGGCCTCGTCTACTCCCTCGGCGACTCCTTCGGCTTCACAGAGGACGTCTTGGCGAACCCAGGGGCGTCAGGGTACACCGACGTCGCTAGCACGTGCTGCGGGGGCGGGCGGTTGGGCGCGGAGGCGTGGTGCTCGCGCAACTCCACGCTCTGCGTCAACCGTGACCAGCATGTCTTCTGGGACCGCGTCCATCCGTCCCAGCGGACTGCGTTTCTCATCGCCCGAGCGTTCTACGACGGACCGCCCAAGTACACCATTCCTATCAACTTCAAGCAACTCGCCCAGTCAAGTTAG